Proteins co-encoded in one Hypanus sabinus isolate sHypSab1 chromosome 6, sHypSab1.hap1, whole genome shotgun sequence genomic window:
- the LOC132394969 gene encoding general transcription factor II-I repeat domain-containing protein 2-like, giving the protein MVDMTAHLNTLNTALQGKGRTALHMLEDVLAFERKLTVLARDLQKGTLSHFPNLREFKQGHDMIISEYLHSAIIAMQTSFGKRFCEFREEKNTLSFPVTPLSIDPSLLNTTALAGVSQPDLEMELADIADKDIWVSKFRRLTADLEDVARQKAVLAQKHKWSDIENLTDDSLRSCVKMKVTSYSPDVQTLCAEVQEQKSH; this is encoded by the coding sequence atggtagacatgacagcgcacctgaacacgctgaacacagctcttcaggggaaaggacgtacagccctgcacatgttggaggatgttttggcattcgagcgcaagttgacagtgcttgccagagatttacagaaaggcactttgtctcacttccccaatttgagagagttcaaacaaggtcacgacatgataatttcggagtatttacattctgcaatcatcgcaatgcaaacatcgtttgggaaacgcttctgtgagttcagagaggaaaaaaacacattatccttcccggtcactcccttaagcatcgatccttccctactgaatacgactgcattggcaggtgtgagtcaacctgatcttgagatggaactggccgacatagccgacaaagacatatgggtgtccaagtttagacgcttgacagcagaccttgaagatgttgcccgtcagaaggccgttcttgctcagaaacacaaatggagtgatattgaaaacctcacagatgacagcttgcgatcctgtgtaaagatgaaggtgacatcatacagccctgatgtgcagacgctgtgcgctgaggtccaggagcagaaatcccattaa